The following coding sequences lie in one Syngnathus scovelli strain Florida chromosome 1, RoL_Ssco_1.2, whole genome shotgun sequence genomic window:
- the LOC125989104 gene encoding aryl-hydrocarbon-interacting protein-like 1 isoform X2 — protein sequence MEETYLLKHPGVKKKILAGGTGPLPHFPPGTKLVFHFQTLLDNFERTVVDDSRLASRPAEIFVGKMFKLEVWETLLTSMRVGEVAEFWCDAVHTGLYPIVSKGMRLIAQGKDPLEGQRHMCGMGNLFHYHSTGFPELDELMRTPQSLIFIMELLQVGDPMSYHRESWMMEKDEKLSTVPLLHMRGNTMVKQRQFREAASEYKEAVLLLKTVQSREMPGDVDYMNLGRMIIPLELNYCQCMLELHEYYQVIEHTNELLDKHKDCVKGYYKRAKAHAAVWNEKEARRDFNMVAHLDPTLASLVHRELKALSECMKEKYWEEKDAYWNKLEAKDKKEEEEKVDEEEENKDAQDGDEGGKDDRDDKTEGKDWQQMLRLVMLLQEQGKVLMKEKDFQEAASKLKEALDYVDFLQNKVHRGDEDWESLEKVRLPLTLNLSQCMLELQHYQQVVELSDKLLESHQGHFKALYQRARAHAALCNNEEARRDLAAVEKLDPQFKPFVRQELKKLGENLRSMHAQQNKTYWDATREKWGPGQARRKSVTRVSGDSEEQADDINQSCQTKKEEESDNDNTVSAEVTEDNGGPDEDGCTLAAVSESGRLA from the exons ATGGAGGAAACATACCTCCTCAAGCATCCCGGTGTGAAGAAGAAGATTCTGGCTGGAGGAACCGGCCCGCTGCCTCACTTCCCACCTGGGACCAAG ctgGTTTTCCATTTCCAGACACTGCTGGACAACTTTGAGCGTACAGTGGTGGATGACAGTCGACTGGCCAGCCGGCCTGCAGAGATCTTTGTGGGCAAAATGTTCAAGTTGGAGGTGTGGGAGACGCTGCTCACATCCATGCGGGTCGGAGAGGTGGCTGAGTTCTGGTGTGATGCCGTT CACACAGGTTTGTACCCCATTGTGTCAAAGGGGATGCGGCTGATTGCTCAAGGCAAAGACCCCCTGGAGGGCCAGAGGCACATGTGCGGCATGGGGAACCTCTTCCACTATCACTCCACTGGCTTCCCGGAGCTGGATGAGCTCATGAGAACGCCGCAGTCGCTTATCTTCATCATGGAGCTGCTACAG GTGGGCGATCCCATGTCCTACCACAGAGAGTCGTGGATGATGGAGAAGGATGAGAAGCTGAGCACGGTTCCCCTCCTCCACATGAGGGGCAACACCATGGTCAAGCAGCGGCAGTTCCGGGAAGCGGCCAGCGAGTACAAGGAGGCCGTGCTGCTGCTTAAAACGGTCCAGTCCAGG GAGATGCCGGGCGACGTGGATTACATGAACTTGGGGCGTATGATCATCCCCCTGGAGTTGAACTACTGCCAGTGTATGCTGGAGCTGCACGAGTACTACCAGGTGATTGAGCACACCAATGAGCTGCTGGACAAACACAAAG ACTGCGTGAAAGGTTATTATAAGCGAGCCAAGGCCCATGCGGCCGTGTGGAACGAGAAGGAAGCACGCCGCGATTTCAACATGGTAGCCCACCTGGACCCCACGCTGGCCTCGCTGGTCCACCGAGAGCTCAAGGCCTTGTCGGAGTGCATGAAGGAAAAGTACTGGGAGGAGAAGGACGCCTACTGGAACAAGCTAGAAGCCAAAGacaaaaaagaggaggaggaaaaggtGGATGAGGAAGAAGAGAATAAGGATGCCCAGGACGGAGATGAAGGCGGGAAGGACGACAGAGATGATAAGACGGAGGGGAAGGACTGGCAGCAGATGTTACGTCTGGTGATGCTGCTGCAGGAGCAAGGAAAGGTTCtgatgaaagaaaaagattTCCAAGAAGCTGCTTCAAAGCTCAAGGAGGCCTTAGATTATGTGGACTTCCTTCAAAATAAG GTGCATCGAGGTGACGAAGACTGGGAATCATTGGAGAAAGTGCGTCTGCCTCTCACTCTCAACCTAAGCCAGTGCATGCTGGAGCTCCAACACTACCAGCAAGTGGTGGAGCTCAGTGACAAGCTGCTGGAAAGCCATCAAG GTCATTTCAAGGCGCTCTATCAACGTGCTCGGGCACACGCCGCCTTGTGCAACAACGAGGAAGCTCGGCGGGACCTGGCCGCCGTGGAGAAGCTAGACCCCCAGTTCAAGCCGTTTGTCcgccaggagctgaagaagctGGGTGAGAACCTCCGCAGCATGCACGCTCAACAGAACAAGACGTACTGGGACGCCACACGTGAGAAGTGGGGGCCTGGACAGGCCCGACGGAAGAGCGTCACGCGGGTTAGTGGCGATAGCGAGGAGCAAGCGGACGACATCAACCAAAGCTGTCAAACCAAGAAGGAAGAGGAATCCGACAATGACAACACCGTGAGCGCTGAGGTTACGGAAGATAACGGCGGTCCTGATGAAGACGGCTGCACTCTCGCTGCTGTTAGCGAGAGCGGGAGATTGGCTTGA
- the taf7 gene encoding transcription initiation factor TFIID subunit 7, whose protein sequence is MTSKQKAGKVGSKSKEDAPYELENQFVLRLPTEYASTVRRIAQSSSMNMKDRLTIELHPDGRHGIVRVDRVPLACKLVDLPCIIESLKTVDKKTFYKTADVCQMLVCTLDGDLYPPLEEPTGTDPKTKKKDKDKDKKFIWNHGITCPLKNTRKRRFRKTAKKKYIESPDVEKEVKRLLSTDADAVSVRWEVIAEDDMKDGDQHGSLANLDSSPGTSGHKMGHGSSTQRDELREMFNDISSSSEDEEDDVDRHEDEDLNIVDTEDDLVQDKLDESDPVQRESDTNNQIVMEYQVQISGIKAKLQETRARKKQQEELIMKVENQALKNRFQACLDEIIQQEEREMEQLASLQEQLDSLIEK, encoded by the exons ATGACCTCGAAACAGAAAG CTGGTAAAGTTGGCTCCAAGAGTAAGGAGGACGCTCCATATGAGTTGGAGAATCAGTTTGTTCTGCGGCTGCCAACA GAGTATGCATCTACCGTAAGGAGGATAGCCCAGTCTAGTAGTATGAATATGAAGGACAGACTCACCATTGAGTTGCACC CGGATGGTCGCCATGGCATCGTGAGGGTGGACCGTGTCCCTCTGGCATGCAAGCTGGTGGATCTGCCCTGCATCATTGAGTCTCTCAAAACAGTGGACAAGAAGACTTTTTACAAGACAGCTGATGTCTGCCAG ATGCTGGTGTGTACACTAGATGGAGACCTGTACCCTCCTTTAGAGGAGCCAACTGGCACCGATCCCAAGACCAAGAAGAAGGACAAAGACAAGGACAAGAAGTTCATTTGGAACCACGGCA TCACTTGTCCCCTCAAGAACACACGCAAGAGGAGATTTCGCAAAACGGCAAAaaagaag TACATTGAATCTCCAGATGTGGAAAAGGAGGTAAAGCGGCTGCTGAGCACAGACGCCGACGCTGTCAGCGTTC GATGGGAAGTCATAGCAGAGGACGACATGAAGGACGGCGACCAGCATGGCTCACTGGCCAACCTGGACTCGTCACCCGGCACATCGGGACACAAGATGGGTCACGGATCATCAA CCCAGCGTGACGAACTGCGGGAGATGTTCAATGACATCAGCAGCTCCAGCGAAGACGAGGAGGACGACGTGGACCGCCACGAAGATGAGGACCTGAACATTGTGGACACGGAGGACGACCTGGTTCAAGACAAGCTGGACGAGTCCGACCCTGTGCAACGAGAGTCGGACACAAACAACCAAATAG TGATGGAATACCAGGTGCAGATCAGCGGCATCAAAGCCAAGCTTCAGGAAACGCGAGCCCGCAAGAAGCAACAGGAGGAGCTGATCATGAAAGTGGAAAACCAGGCCCTAAAA AACCGATTCCAAGCATGTTTGGATGAGATTATTCAGCAGGAGGAGCGCGAGATGGAGCAG TTGGCCTCGCTTCAGGAGCAGCTGGACTCGCTGATCGAGAAGTGA
- the LOC125989104 gene encoding aryl-hydrocarbon-interacting protein-like 1 isoform X1 has protein sequence MEETYLLKHPGVKKKILAGGTGPLPHFPPGTKLVFHFQTLLDNFERTVVDDSRLASRPAEIFVGKMFKLEVWETLLTSMRVGEVAEFWCDAVHTGLYPIVSKGMRLIAQGKDPLEGQRHMCGMGNLFHYHSTGFPELDELMRTPQSLIFIMELLQVGDPMSYHRESWMMEKDEKLSTVPLLHMRGNTMVKQRQFREAASEYKEAVLLLKTVQSREMPGDVDYMNLGRMIIPLELNYCQCMLELHEYYQVIEHTNELLDKHKDCVKGYYKRAKAHAAVWNEKEARRDFNMVAHLDPTLASLVHRELKALSECMKEKYWEEKDAYWNKLEAKDKKEEEEKVDEEEENKDAQDGDEGGKDDRDDKTEGKDWQQMLRLVMLLQEQGKVLMKEKDFQEAASKLKEALDYVDFLQNKQVHRGDEDWESLEKVRLPLTLNLSQCMLELQHYQQVVELSDKLLESHQGHFKALYQRARAHAALCNNEEARRDLAAVEKLDPQFKPFVRQELKKLGENLRSMHAQQNKTYWDATREKWGPGQARRKSVTRVSGDSEEQADDINQSCQTKKEEESDNDNTVSAEVTEDNGGPDEDGCTLAAVSESGRLA, from the exons ATGGAGGAAACATACCTCCTCAAGCATCCCGGTGTGAAGAAGAAGATTCTGGCTGGAGGAACCGGCCCGCTGCCTCACTTCCCACCTGGGACCAAG ctgGTTTTCCATTTCCAGACACTGCTGGACAACTTTGAGCGTACAGTGGTGGATGACAGTCGACTGGCCAGCCGGCCTGCAGAGATCTTTGTGGGCAAAATGTTCAAGTTGGAGGTGTGGGAGACGCTGCTCACATCCATGCGGGTCGGAGAGGTGGCTGAGTTCTGGTGTGATGCCGTT CACACAGGTTTGTACCCCATTGTGTCAAAGGGGATGCGGCTGATTGCTCAAGGCAAAGACCCCCTGGAGGGCCAGAGGCACATGTGCGGCATGGGGAACCTCTTCCACTATCACTCCACTGGCTTCCCGGAGCTGGATGAGCTCATGAGAACGCCGCAGTCGCTTATCTTCATCATGGAGCTGCTACAG GTGGGCGATCCCATGTCCTACCACAGAGAGTCGTGGATGATGGAGAAGGATGAGAAGCTGAGCACGGTTCCCCTCCTCCACATGAGGGGCAACACCATGGTCAAGCAGCGGCAGTTCCGGGAAGCGGCCAGCGAGTACAAGGAGGCCGTGCTGCTGCTTAAAACGGTCCAGTCCAGG GAGATGCCGGGCGACGTGGATTACATGAACTTGGGGCGTATGATCATCCCCCTGGAGTTGAACTACTGCCAGTGTATGCTGGAGCTGCACGAGTACTACCAGGTGATTGAGCACACCAATGAGCTGCTGGACAAACACAAAG ACTGCGTGAAAGGTTATTATAAGCGAGCCAAGGCCCATGCGGCCGTGTGGAACGAGAAGGAAGCACGCCGCGATTTCAACATGGTAGCCCACCTGGACCCCACGCTGGCCTCGCTGGTCCACCGAGAGCTCAAGGCCTTGTCGGAGTGCATGAAGGAAAAGTACTGGGAGGAGAAGGACGCCTACTGGAACAAGCTAGAAGCCAAAGacaaaaaagaggaggaggaaaaggtGGATGAGGAAGAAGAGAATAAGGATGCCCAGGACGGAGATGAAGGCGGGAAGGACGACAGAGATGATAAGACGGAGGGGAAGGACTGGCAGCAGATGTTACGTCTGGTGATGCTGCTGCAGGAGCAAGGAAAGGTTCtgatgaaagaaaaagattTCCAAGAAGCTGCTTCAAAGCTCAAGGAGGCCTTAGATTATGTGGACTTCCTTCAAAATAAG CAGGTGCATCGAGGTGACGAAGACTGGGAATCATTGGAGAAAGTGCGTCTGCCTCTCACTCTCAACCTAAGCCAGTGCATGCTGGAGCTCCAACACTACCAGCAAGTGGTGGAGCTCAGTGACAAGCTGCTGGAAAGCCATCAAG GTCATTTCAAGGCGCTCTATCAACGTGCTCGGGCACACGCCGCCTTGTGCAACAACGAGGAAGCTCGGCGGGACCTGGCCGCCGTGGAGAAGCTAGACCCCCAGTTCAAGCCGTTTGTCcgccaggagctgaagaagctGGGTGAGAACCTCCGCAGCATGCACGCTCAACAGAACAAGACGTACTGGGACGCCACACGTGAGAAGTGGGGGCCTGGACAGGCCCGACGGAAGAGCGTCACGCGGGTTAGTGGCGATAGCGAGGAGCAAGCGGACGACATCAACCAAAGCTGTCAAACCAAGAAGGAAGAGGAATCCGACAATGACAACACCGTGAGCGCTGAGGTTACGGAAGATAACGGCGGTCCTGATGAAGACGGCTGCACTCTCGCTGCTGTTAGCGAGAGCGGGAGATTGGCTTGA